The genomic segment CCGCCGTGCGGGATGATGAACTTCAGGGTCGGGAAATCCTTGAACAGATTGCCCTGGATGAACTGCATGAACGCGGTCGTGTCGCCGTTGATGTAATGGGCGCCGGTGGCGTGGAAGCAGGGGTTGCACGAGTTGGAGACGTGCACCATCGCCGGCACGTCGAGCTCGACGAGCTTTTCGTAGACCGGGTACCACCACTTGTCGGTCAGCGGCGGTTCTTTCCAGTAACCACCCGACGGATCGGGGTTGAGGTTGACGCCGACGAAGCCGAGCTCGTTGACGGTACGCTCGATCTCCGCAACGCAATTACGCGGATCAACGCCCGGCGACTGCGGCAGCTGGGCGACGCCGATGAAGTTCTTCGGGAACAGTTCGGAGACGCGATAGATGAGGTCGTTACAGACCGTCGCCCATTGTTCGGAGGTCTTCTGATTGCCGACGTGATGGGCCATGCCGGCGGCGCGCGGCGAGAAGATCGTCAGATCGCTGCCGCGCTCGCGCTGCTTCTTGAGCTGACCTTTTTCGATCGTCTCGCGAATCTGGTCGTCGCTGATGACCGGCGCCGGGCCCGGCAGGGGGCGGTTGGAGTCGACAAGGCCGGCCAGCTGGCGGTCGCGCCAGGGCTGAAGCGGCGCGGGCTCAGTCGTGTAGTGACCGTGACAATCGATGATCATAACTCGTGACCTTTGTGGTTCTTGCGGTGGACAAAGCAGCATCCGAGCCGGGTCGGGTGAATTTCCTCCCCCTTTTTGACGGCCTGGACGATCCGGGCGGCACAATGACCGGAGAGGCAGCGGAATGCAACGGGCGGAGCTTCAACGCAAGCCCCGCGCGGGATGCCGCTACAAAATATCAGCCGTCTAAACGGTTCATATATTAAGAGTTACCTAGGGCCTTGCGGCTCTGCGTTAACAGAACCGCATCCCTGCTCGAAAGGCTCTAAACCAGCCCTTCATAGGAGCCGCCGTCGAGCTGAATGTTCTGCCCCGTCATGAAGCTGGCGTGGACCGAGCAGACAAAGGCGCAGGTGGAGCCGAATTCCACAGTCGTCCCAAAGCGTTTCGCCGGCAGGCTGTCGGCGATCTGCTGGCGGGCTTCCTCCATGGTGATGCCCTGCGCCTTCATCATCCGTTCGGCCATGAATTTCTGCCGATCGGTGTCGATGCGCTCGGGCAGCAGATTGTTCAAAGTGACGTTATTGACCATGACGCTGCGCGACAGGGATTTCGAGGCGCCGATCAGAGCCGTGCGCGCCGCCGTCGACAGGCCGAGATCGGGATTGCGCGGCGATTTCGTCATGGCCGAGAGAATGTTGACGATGCGGCCGAATTTGCGTTCGACCATGCCCGGCAGAACACCACGGATCATCAGCACCGCTGCCAGCATGTTGGACTCGAGCGCCTTGATCCATTGATCGTGATCCCAATCAAGGAATTCGCCGGGCTGCGGGCCGGCATTGTTGTTGACCAGGATATCGGCATCAGGACAAGCGGCGAGCAATTTAGCGCGGCCTTCCTCGGTGGTGATGTCGGCGGCGACAGCAATGACATTGACGCCGGTCGCAGCGCGGATTTCAGCGGCCGTGGCATCGAGGCGCTGCGTGTTGAGGCCATTGATGACCACATCGACGCCTTCCTGGGCCAGCGCCAAGGCGCAAGCCTTGCCGAGCCCACGCGAGGACGCGCAGACGATCGCCTTGCGGCCCTTAATGCCCAGATCCATGTCGTTCTCCCGGTCTTGAAGTGTTCTGTCGTTTCGTGACTACTCAGCAGCTCTCGCCGCCGGCGGATACCAGGTGGCAAAGCCGAGGCCCGTGCCGGTCAAGGCATCGGTGCGATAACCCGGCGCATAGGACACCCAGGTCAGATCGAGATCGGGACACGCGCCAGCCAACACCAGCCAGTTGCGAATTTCCGAACTGCCGGCCTGCAGACGCTTGACGTCGAGGTTGCTCAGAAATTCGAGATCCTTACGCTTCATCGCGGCGATGACCGCGTCATCGAGATCTTCCTCGGCCTGGAAATGGCTGAGACCGCCCGAGGCCAT from the Beijerinckia sp. 28-YEA-48 genome contains:
- a CDS encoding amidohydrolase family protein — protein: MIIDCHGHYTTEPAPLQPWRDRQLAGLVDSNRPLPGPAPVISDDQIRETIEKGQLKKQRERGSDLTIFSPRAAGMAHHVGNQKTSEQWATVCNDLIYRVSELFPKNFIGVAQLPQSPGVDPRNCVAEIERTVNELGFVGVNLNPDPSGGYWKEPPLTDKWWYPVYEKLVELDVPAMVHVSNSCNPCFHATGAHYINGDTTAFMQFIQGNLFKDFPTLKFIIPHGGGAAPFHWGRYRGLAQMLKKPLLSEHLLKNVYFDTCVYHLPGMQLLAKVIPTDNILFASEMIGAVQGIDPETGHEYDDTKRYVDQLGLSAEDLHKIYEGNARKVYSRLDGQLKKRGLI
- a CDS encoding SDR family oxidoreductase — encoded protein: MDLGIKGRKAIVCASSRGLGKACALALAQEGVDVVINGLNTQRLDATAAEIRAATGVNVIAVAADITTEEGRAKLLAACPDADILVNNNAGPQPGEFLDWDHDQWIKALESNMLAAVLMIRGVLPGMVERKFGRIVNILSAMTKSPRNPDLGLSTAARTALIGASKSLSRSVMVNNVTLNNLLPERIDTDRQKFMAERMMKAQGITMEEARQQIADSLPAKRFGTTVEFGSTCAFVCSVHASFMTGQNIQLDGGSYEGLV